TTTGATAAATGATACCAGCAACGTCAACCCAAATTAAAAGCTAAGTTAAAAAGACaggtctttaatttattttaaaaataccaagggAGTTTGCTGTCCTGAGATCCACAGTTTAGGGCcgtaaaaacagaaagcagcctcaCCAGATTTCTTGTGGGACACTTTAGGAGCTTCTAAAAGAAAGGCAGTGGATGATCTGAGAGTTCTTGTTGGGACATTCAATGAGAGGCAGTCACTAATGTATGAGGGTGCTAGATTATTTAAGGCTCTCTAGAGaagtaaaattactttaaaaatcaattctaaaagataCAGGTAGCCAGAGCTGTGATGCAAGCAGAGGGGTAATGTGATCTAATCTTTTTTTGTATAGTTCAAAATCCTGGCTGCAGCGTTCTGAATTATCTGTAATTTTCTTAAAGACTTTTTAGGGAGACCTTTACTCTTTTTACAGGTAAAAAGGGCATTTAAGGAACTGTGGTTGTCTGGTGTAACAGAGATGTAAAGTTGTGTATCGTCCATGTAACAGTGATATTTTACATTATGGTGATTAATTATGTTGCCCAGAATGCTTCCCTGAGGAACGCCGTATTCGATGTCAAGTGTCTGTGACACAAAGTCACCTAAACTAACAAAGAATTTTCTTTCAGACAGGTATGAGCAAAACCAGTTGAGCACTGTGCCAGAAAGACCCATCCATTTCTCACGTCGATTGAttaaaatgccatgatcaatCGTACAAATGCAGCGCTCAAATCTAACAGAAAGAGGACTGCTATATTGTTTGAGTCGGTTGAAATTCTTAGGTCATTTACTACCTTTAATAAAACGGTTTCAGTGCTATGGTTGGATAGAAAAACTGGCCGGAATTTATCTAAAATGTTATTGGTATTCAGATGACCTTGTAACTGCTCAAATACAATCTTCTTAAGAAGTTTACTTATAAAAGGATGATTTGAGATAGGCCTGTAATTAGCAAGGTCACTAATGTCCAGATCAGGCTTCTTAAGGAGGGGTTTTACTAGAGCTGATTTAAAAGCAGAGGGGGAAGGTAGCTGACTGCAGAGACATGTTGATTATTCTTGTTGTTTCATGGGAGATGCACTGGAAGCTGGATTTAAACAAGGTGGTAGGAACGTGGTCTAGTGCACATGTGGATGACTTCATTTAGTTGATGGTGACATACATTTCATCATCTGTTGTCAAACTAAAGGATGTCATAGTAGATGCTCACCTGGCAGCAGATCGCAGAGTTGATGAATCTTCATTTGTAATACTAGATCTAAGGGATttagatttttcctttaaaaaataaagcaaattccTGACATTTGAGAACTGAGGCTTCATAATTTAAACTGAAGGGCGCAGATGGGTTCAAAAGGGTGTTTATCGTGGAGAAGAGGACTTTGGGGTTGTGTTTGTAATGATCTTTGAGAAGTgggcttgtctttcttttctgacaGCATTATTGTAAATTCTCAAGTGAGACTTTAAGATGTCAAAGTGGACAGTTAGTTTACTTTTTtccactgtctctctgcccTGCCACAATTTCTTTTTAGCTGCCAAATAGCAGCAGGTTTCCAAGGTGATTTGTGGGCTACTTGCCGTTTTTTAATTCTTGGAGGAATTAAAAAACGGCAAGTAGCAGTTTCAAAAGAAGACCTCAActtattattaaaatcatgaaaaacacagaaatggtCAGAGATGGGAACGTCAGTGATATCAGAGATATCTATTTTGATATCCCTTGTGATAACCAGATTTAATGTATTCCCATGGTTGTGGGTGGCCCTCTTTACATGTTGCACAAGACCAAAACACCTAAAAATTTCATAGCATTAGAATCAGCATATTATCTTAACTGTTTATagggtatttggtcagaaagtGGCTTTTTGTGGTAGTCGTTTTTCTAATATTAtgttatttaaaacacaatgtgaaataatattttagtctcctttttttcacttttgtagCATTTCACTTATTTACCTCAACTGATGCAAAATTACATGAGGGTATCGAGTTATATGTATAAACTAGTTACTTACCTAAATTAGTTAACAGTTACTGTACGCTACTACATTAGCTCATCAGGCTAAATAGGCTAACTTTACAGTACTGTATACTTTGTTCCAAGTTCTAGCTCAAAACATTCAGCAGGGCACAAAGGATATTTTGTAGCCGTTTCAGCAACAACGTTTTTCCGACGCCAGTTGCTCCAAGAAGCAGACAAATTTCATTGCTACTCATATCGGTTTTCCAGCAGAAGCATAGCGAAGCCAATATAGCCGATGTAGCTTCATTAGGCACCATGGCGACGCTCACATGACCTTTTTACGTGGCTGTGGTTGGACGAAGTAGAAATCAATCATTTTGGTCTTGTTTCTGATTGGTTACCATTCCACCACATAAGTGCAACGGAAGTAAAACTTGCTCACATGACCGAGTAAGAGTTCTCGTTGGTTCACACGACGGAAACCGTCAAAAACGCCCCCTAAACTTATGGCAGTACAGTTACGCTGCGTTGTTGTTATTAGCACCACTGTAATTCTACTAGAATTGGTTTCGGGAAATAGCCATGGAGGTTAAGTTAAAGAAAGAGTTGGGGACAGCCATGCTGAAGTCAACTGGTCATTCGGGAGGTGGATGTATCAGCGATGGCCAGAGTTATGATACTGACTCTGGGAGAGTGTTTGTGAAGATAAATCACAAGAGCGAggtattttatctttttttaaatcttttaatttattatcGTGGCATGTATTTAGTTGGTGTCTGTCTTACCATATGTGCTATTAGTCAAAAGCACATCAGTGAGGATTTGACCCTGAGGCTAACTACACCTAGCCAGATAGTATTTGATTGCCACTGAACTTTGTGCATACACTGCGAAATGGAGAACAATGTAATTGTTTATTTCGTGTACATGCAAACTAGTGTAGCTCTGTGCTACTGCACTGCTCACCAAACCCCATccctttatttttgttttattcaggcCAAATTGATGTTTGATGGGGAGATGGCCAGTTTGGAAGCCATTTTAAAGACACAAACTGTTAAAGTCCCCAAGCCTGTGAAGGTGATTGAGCTTGACACAGGAGGATGTGTATTTGTGATGGAACATCTCGACATGAGAGGTCTTAGCAAGTAAGAGCTCTCTCATACCGTTTGTTTAGTACTGTATCAGTACCACTGTATGCAGGTTAAAATAGAAGGCAATGGGAAAAGATAGtagtgaaaatatattttattctttttttgttaaattaaatactTTGTTTCCAAATCCAATGTGTAGGTACTCAAAGCACCTAGGAGAGCAGCTGGCAGATCTGCATGTTCACAACAAGAGACATttggaaaaattaaataaagagcAGCAGACAGTGGGTAATTCACCTTAACCTCACTTTAGTACATCACACAATCTTTCATCCTCTTGCCAATACTACACTGAATAGCAGTTAACGCTCCAATTTTAAGTGAGAGTTAATTACCGATTTACTATATAACTTATTTGACTGTACACAGGAAAAGGAGCTGGGCAGTCAGAGGTGGCTGTTGTTGAAAAATTTGGCTTCAGTGTAACTACATGCTGTGGATATCTACCACAGGTAAAAAAATATTCTATCTGTATACTGGGCAAAACTGGATTATATTGTAGTCTCTAAAATATAGTGCATTTGTAGAACATAGGTGTGGTCTCTATGTCATCCTTAGCAATATctctgcagctttaattttttcCCCTTACCTCCCCAGGAAAATGAGTGGCAGGATGACTGGGTGACATTTTACTCCCAGCAGAGGCTGCAGCACCAGCTTAACATGCTGGAGAAATCTAACGGAGACAGGGAGGCCAGAGAACTATGGGCCGAGCTACAGGTGAACCCTCACTTTGACCCCatcagaattaaaaaaattactttcttATGATTTTATCAATAATCTGACAGTGACATTTACATATGGTGTCTGTTATTTACAGCTGAAGATCCCTCAGTTTTTCACAGATGTGAAGATTGTCCCTGCTCTCCTCCATGGAGACTTATGGGGGGGCAATGTGTCAGAGTGTGTAGAAGGCCCAGTCATCTTTGACCCAGCATCCTTCTATGGTCATTCAGAGTTTGAGCTGGGCATTGCAGGGATGTTTGGTGGCTTCAACAGCTCTTTTTACTCTGCTTACCATGAAAAGATTCCTCAAGCACCAGGCTTTGCAAAGAGAAACCAGCTTTACCAACTCTTCCACTATCTGAATCACTGGAACCACTTTGGTGGTGGCTACAGGGGCTCCTCAATAAGGATTATGAAGAACCTACTGAAATAATTGCACTCACATTCACTTGTAGAAAGCTTCACAGTCTTAAACTCAAGCCAAGTATTATGTATATATTGACAGATACTAATTGTTGAAGAGACTAAACATAGCATTCTAGCATTGTAATGTCTGTTATATTGTGTAGAAGATACAGaatcaacataataaaatacttCAGCCATGCCTGCTCCACCTATTCTAACCTGCttccaaaatatgaaaaacagaaTCCATATCTTTCAGTTACTATCTTAAATTGTGTGTTTGAACtagaatatatactgtattagtaattttaaattctgtattttctACAATGACTTGTGTGTAGCAAACATAAACCTTAACATGCAATACTGTTTAAAAAGGAAGGGCTTACCAAACACCCAAAAAACTCAGCTCTGGACTAACTTAAAACTTCTTGCTTTTTAtctaaaaatttttttttgtgagtggAAGAGCAAGCAATGCATTTTGGGCATTCTTCATCAGGGTCGCTTGTCAATTCAGAGAACAAATACCAGAAGTTTTAAATTGGTCCGAAGCTGAGTTTTTTGGTGTGCTGCAAACCCtttcttaattttttaattctttttcatTGCCTGCATTTGACCACCACCCGACTGAATTATACTGCTGTGCAAAGGACGTCTGATTTTCCCAGTAAATGCAATGCTGTATACTTTATACACATCATAATAGCCTGACTGTTGATGTCATGCAGACTGACACTGCATACACCTACAAACTGTCGTATAGTAATGAATCCTTGCAGTATTTGCTATCCACTGcttaaacaacaataaatcctGGGATGATCCAAAGTGTTACCTTACCTGCTGTATTTGTTATCTATCTGGTATGAAAACAGTAGTGAATCAGACTGTAAGACCTCCATCATCATAAACTCACCACCCCTCTTACTGACTGACCTCCTGCCACCACCAGGAACAAAAGCTTCTTTTCCTAAGCTATACTGTTCTACATATGGCCACCTAGCACTCGCATTAgtaacataaacatacacataaatgcaGTCATCTTACATTAATTTGTATTGCTACTTTGCTTATATGTGTATgattatgtttatatgtatgtttttattttatactctGCTATTTGCAGTTTATTAGAACATACTCAGACTTtagatgttttatgtttttgtctttatgctttaatgtttaaaatttttTCATTCTCTGGTCCTGAAGAAACAATTTCATTTCATCCATATTTTTTTCAGGTTAGAATAGCAATGTTATATGAACTTGACTTGAACTAACATATCACAGTGGTACAGGTCGTGCTATTAAACCAGTAATTCACAGATCTCCTATATGTAGTAACAAATACTTGGTAAATTGTCAATAACCATGCGGTATTTGCTGAGCCCATTCTCAGACACAGAAAGCTATAAGCGCTTCGCCTATCACGTGACCTGCGATACGTATGAACCTCCTCGGTTACAGTAACGGGGCGGGGCGCGAGCACAACAGCTACGCACTTGCAGGAGCATCATAACAGAGATATTATGAGAAATAGTGCCGCAGCGGTTTAGTTTAGCGATATTAATTTCAGTTCGCGTGCAGTAATTTGTCGCGTTAATAATCTTTAGAAAGTCCGTGTCATAGCTATAAGTTTAATACATTTCGTCGTTTCTCAAGCTAATTTTCATCCACACCCGGTCCTTTTTGCTAGGCAtacatgctaatattagctagctaactggcCCATAACTTATAACAACAAACGCTAACATTAGCCTCTGCAACAAAGACCCTCTTTGTTGGCAGACGTCTGGCAGAATGGCCTTATCGGAGACAGATAATGGGTGTTCCGGTGGTGAAGGAGGAGAGTCGGACGCTATTGTAAAAACGTTTGTGTTGGGGGGCTTCAGTGAGAGCGGCGAGACCAGAGCTCTCATCTCCAGCCTGCCGGAGGTCCACGGGGACATGGTGACATGCGAGTCCACCACACAGAAGTTCTTGGGtgagacagtcagacacaatCCTTAAATAAACTTAATCTGCTTTGGATGGGTGGTTTTATCTTGTCATCACACTCTGCCCATTTCCTCCCACAGTGATAATGAACAGATATCAAGAGCAGCCTCATCTGCTGGACCCACACTTAGGTACATGCTAAGTGTAACTCTAAATTAATTTGGTATTAGTACTGTAGATTCATTTGGAGAATGTATATATGATTCAAATATTCAATTTTGTCTTAGAATTTATGTTGAACATGATACTGGAGTTTGTAAGGAGTGAGAAGTCTCCCCCTTCATTGGTTCATTTGGGCTTCAAGTTTCTCTACATCATCTGCAAGGTCAGTCCAAAATAGTACTGTGGTTCACATTATCTGTGTCTTGCAAACCCACCAGACTGCACTACACAGAGTAAAACCTGGAACACTCATTTTACTGGAACAGCAAAGTTATCCAGCTAATTCAGTAAACCTGATTTGTGAGACATTCCCCaggtgttttattatttaataattttctgGGCAGGTCAGAGGCTATAAAATCTTCATGCAGCTTCTTCCTCATGAGGTGGCAGATGTCCAGCCAGTTCTGGACCTGCTGTCCAGACAGGATCCCAAAGACTCTGAGGTGAGACTGGCATAACTCTTCAAGGGGAAAAATAACAATCCAGCCCTTCACAATTACACCTCTGTGCCTCCTACAGGTTTACATATATTATCTTTGTTGTCAGCTTTatcaaacatttaacattagTTTGTTTTACAATCTACTCATTCCAGACTTGGGAAACTCGctacatgttgttgttgtggttgtccATGACCTGCCTCATACCCTTTGACCTATATCGTCTGGATGGCCATCTGGAGTCAGACGGCGGCAAGGCCAGAGAGTCCACCATGGACCGCATTCTAGCTATTGCAAAGGCAAGTTAAGTATATGATATAATCTTGATTCTGATTTGTGTTAGGGAGGTTGGTCTATATGTCTAGGTCTTGCTCCCCATAATGACTTGGTTCTGTTATCAGGATTTGTGGATCCTcgataatatattaataaactgTCTGGCTGGTTTGGCAGCTGTTATTCTGTGACAGTTATGACAGAGTAACTCATAACAAAGCACCCTCTGCTGTTTTACAGTCAGTGATATATCCATTATTACTGCAAACAAAGTcaagtcaaacaaaacaagcaaatcatCAGTATGTCTCCATATCCAGACTGAGGTAACCAAAGAGAAACCTTTTGAGAATGTGATGATGTTCTATAGTCATTTTATCATTCAGTAtggataacattttttttattttttccagtcTTATCTACTCGTCAGTGATACTCCCAGGGATGCTGCATCTGTACTGATATCAAAGTAAGTGCTCAAACACCACACAAGTAATTACatagtattttaattttgtggTTGTCTCCAAAAATATCACAAGCAATGGAACAATAATAAATACCctttaccaaaaacaaaaccagtttcagttttttaataCTTACAACTGAACTTGCAGATTTGATATTACCAAATGACATTTTACTCCAATGCCATACATAATAAAACACGAATATACCCTCATAGCCATAAAATTCCCAAAGTCTAACCCAGAGCAGTGGGCTGCCAGATGTTGATAGACTAGTATGAATGTATAAATAGTAATGAAAAAAATTCAGTTATTCTTTTGATCAAGTCAGTACCACTGAAAAGTCAGTAGCAACTATTTCCTTACATACGATGATAGACATAGGGTCCACGCATTGCTCCtggaaatgaggaaaatgacaaaagagaTACATTTGTGCTTAAAAACAGATAGCACCCATAGTGCACTTGCCCCCTTGCGCTTGATAGgatacacaacattttttttagaaatgtattcagtgagcagacaaaacacaacatattcAGAACAGGAATGAAGTGAAGATGCCAGCGGATAATAAGCAGAACCAGCAAATAaggcaaaatataattaaaaaataataacaatatttgaTACATAGGAAAAACGTTAGTTtataaattagaaataaaataatagtaaataatatcatttctacaaaaaaaatagataaaagaaATGTTCAGGTACAACATATTTGCGAGTTTACCTGCTTTTGTGTTGTCAGGAAATAATTGTTTGCATATATTGTTGAGTTTcttttatgaaatatgaaagcAGGCCTTAAGCCCAGTAAATTTGCTCCTATGAATATGTAATTTagccaaaataataattaagttGATAATATAGTAGTGTTTGGACTTATTTATACCATAGACATGAAAGCCAAACAGGACATGTtcaatacacaaaacaaattcagaAAGGATTTGATCAACAATGAAAGTACTAATAGCAGACCAAAAACAATGTGCACAAGAGCAGTTccaaaaataagtgaaaaacactttcagcagcagaaaaggTACAATTATCAACAATTACCAACAATGTgctaatattttatataaaatctTGAAAGagatttaactttatttacagtggtggaatgtaactaagtacatttactcaagtactgtacttaagtacaactttgaggtactttacctgagtatttttatttcatgctgctttatacttctactacatttatttgacaactatagttactagttacttttcagatcaagattttacaaacaaaacatgtgatcagtaTATAGAATATGATGCTGTTATGCTGTTATTTAACTACCCAAAAGTATGTAAAGCATTTAAAATCaactccacctcaaccagctataATATTAAAGCACTGTTAGtgcatcaataataattgtCCAGTAATATAATGATATGACACTGACAGGGCCCATTCTGACAAacagtacttttgcttttgattctttgattacattttgctgataatactttttcttaaattcaattttgaatgcaggacctttacttgtaattgagtatttctatAATGTGGTATCACTACTTTTTAAgtcaattatttaaataattcttccaccactgggtatttatttattattttatatatttaataataagtTCCAGATCTTTTTTCAGTGAAGGTGATAGGATAAACTCTTGAACAGGGTATCCGCGGATCCTTGAAATGTCTTAAAAGGCCTTcaatttgatgttttaaaaccTATGCCCATAAAATGACGAGAAATCATTTAACGTTGcgtatttaaatataaaatctgtTGTTCCTTGGTCGCGACTGAgtccatttttttctcattttattatactgtacGTTTGGCCCAGTTTTCCACAGGCCGCCACCTGCTCTCGCGATTTTCTCTGAAGGTGAACAGGACTCAGGAAGTAAAC
This genomic interval from Siniperca chuatsi isolate FFG_IHB_CAS linkage group LG21, ASM2008510v1, whole genome shotgun sequence contains the following:
- the LOC122868420 gene encoding ketosamine-3-kinase, producing the protein MEVKLKKELGTAMLKSTGHSGGGCISDGQSYDTDSGRVFVKINHKSEAKLMFDGEMASLEAILKTQTVKVPKPVKVIELDTGGCVFVMEHLDMRGLSKYSKHLGEQLADLHVHNKRHLEKLNKEQQTVGKGAGQSEVAVVEKFGFSVTTCCGYLPQENEWQDDWVTFYSQQRLQHQLNMLEKSNGDREARELWAELQLKIPQFFTDVKIVPALLHGDLWGGNVSECVEGPVIFDPASFYGHSEFELGIAGMFGGFNSSFYSAYHEKIPQAPGFAKRNQLYQLFHYLNHWNHFGGGYRGSSIRIMKNLLK